Proteins encoded within one genomic window of Bacillus sp. F19:
- a CDS encoding TerD family protein, with amino-acid sequence MAISLSKGQKIDLTKSNPGLSKVLVGLGWDTNKYDGGNDFDLDTSIFLLDANGKAASEADFIFYNNLIGGNGSVEHTGDNRTGEGTGDDEVIKVNLSQVPSTIDKIAFTITIHDAESRSQNFGQVSNAYVRILNEESNQELIRYDLGEDFSIETAVVVGELYRHGAEWKFNAIGSGYQGGLGSLVKDYGLDI; translated from the coding sequence ATGGCAATCAGTTTATCTAAAGGTCAAAAAATCGATTTAACAAAATCAAATCCTGGTTTATCAAAAGTATTAGTAGGTCTTGGCTGGGACACAAACAAGTATGACGGCGGAAATGATTTTGACTTGGACACGTCTATTTTCCTATTAGATGCAAACGGCAAAGCTGCAAGCGAAGCAGATTTCATTTTCTACAACAACCTTATAGGCGGAAACGGTTCTGTTGAGCATACTGGCGACAACCGTACAGGAGAAGGCACAGGCGATGATGAAGTAATCAAAGTAAACCTTTCTCAAGTACCATCAACAATAGATAAAATTGCGTTCACAATCACGATCCATGATGCTGAATCACGCAGCCAAAACTTTGGACAAGTTTCAAATGCATATGTACGCATTTTAAACGAAGAGAGCAATCAAGAATTAATCCGCTACGATTTAGGAGAAGATTTCTCAATCGAAACAGCGGTTGTAGTTGGCGAGTTATACCGTCACGGCGCTGAATGGAAATTCAATGCAATCGGAAGCGGCTACCAGGGCGGCTTAGGTTCACTTGTTAAAGACTACGGTTTAGACATTTAA
- a CDS encoding TerD family protein — protein sequence MAITLQKGQKIDLTKGNAGLKNLMVGLGWDPVQKKSGGMLGGLFGGGGGSNVDCDASVLMLDENDLLLDKKSVIYFGNLTSKCGSVKHTGDNLTGDGDGDDEQVLIDLSKVPPNVHKIVFVVNIYQAVQRKQHFGMIQNAFIRVVDSATRTELVHYNLSDDYSGLTSLIPGEIYRHGGEWKFAAVGSGTKDASITEIANRHS from the coding sequence ATGGCAATTACATTACAAAAGGGTCAAAAAATTGATCTGACAAAAGGCAATGCGGGCCTGAAGAATTTAATGGTAGGCCTTGGCTGGGACCCTGTACAGAAAAAAAGCGGCGGAATGCTTGGCGGTTTATTCGGCGGCGGAGGCGGAAGCAATGTGGATTGTGACGCATCTGTATTGATGCTGGATGAAAATGACCTTCTGCTTGACAAGAAAAGTGTGATTTATTTCGGCAACCTTACAAGCAAATGCGGTTCTGTCAAACATACAGGCGACAACTTAACAGGTGATGGCGATGGAGACGATGAGCAGGTTTTAATCGATCTCAGCAAAGTGCCACCCAACGTGCATAAGATTGTGTTTGTTGTAAACATTTATCAGGCTGTACAAAGAAAGCAGCATTTCGGAATGATTCAAAATGCGTTTATCCGTGTTGTGGATTCAGCAACTAGAACAGAACTTGTCCATTACAACCTGTCTGATGACTATTCCGGCTTAACATCTCTTATTCCGGGAGAAATTTACCGTCACGGCGGCGAGTGGAAATTCGCAGCAGTCGGATCAGGCACAAAAGATGCATCAATCACTGAAATTGCAAATCGTCACTCATAA